The Euphorbia lathyris chromosome 8, ddEupLath1.1, whole genome shotgun sequence genome has a window encoding:
- the LOC136203003 gene encoding uncharacterized protein, which produces MEPNEYQSDLASKKSKIKRLQPFWRFFLISNLGLAAYMFVIRSQKNMNVRNNRSAKKDVEESKAPEEDLSDFTLPDPEISSPPPPTILKVKKPIPEDQQLELFKWMLEEKRKVKPNDPEEKKRIDEDKAILKQFIRTDTTPKL; this is translated from the exons ATGGAGCCAAATGAATATCAATCAGATTTGGCTTCCAAGAAATCCAAAATTAAGCGTCTCCAGCCCTTTTGGCGATTTTTCTTAATCTCTAATCTTGGCCTTGCAG CTTATATGTTTGTGATACGAAGCCAGAAAAATATGAATGTTCGTAATAACAGAAGTGCCAAAAAAGATGTGGAAGAAAGCAAAGCCCCTGAAGAAGATTTATCGGATTTTACACTTCCGGATCCTGAGATTTCATCCCCACCACCTCCAACTATACTGAAAGTAAAGAAGCCCATACCTGAAGATCAGCAGCTTGAACTTTTCAAGTGGATGttggaagagaaaagaaaagttaaacCCAATGATCCTGAGGAGAAGAAGAGAATAGATGAAGACAAAGCCATCCTCAAACAATTCATACGGACAGATACTACTCCAAAGCTTTGA